Below is a genomic region from Nocardioides panacis.
GCGAGCGGGGCGAGGGGGGTGGCGACGAGGGCGAGGCCGACGGCGGCTGCCCAGCGGCGGGACGGGGATCGGGACACGCTGCATCTCCTGGTGGCGGGGGTGGTGCCGAGGGACCCGGCAGACCACCGGGGCGCGTGTGGGCGCCGCCCGGAGGCGTGAGGCGATCTCCCGAGATGAAGAACCAGCGGAGCGTATCCCCCCAAACCCCCCGAGCGGGAGGGCGTGAAGGTATCGAGAAGGTGACGATCAGGGGTGGAACCGGGCGGATACGGTGGCCGGATGGTCCTGCCCACCCTCGGTGCCCTCGTCCCCCCTGCCCGCGCTCGAGCACCCCGGCCTGCTCGGCGCCCCGGTCGCCCGGGCCCTCGCGGGCTGGCCGCACGCCGCCGAGGTCGGGGTCGTCGAGATCGACCCGGAGCTCGCCGACACCGCGGCGATGACCGAGGCCTACGACGTCCCGCTCACCGCGAGCGCGAACTGCGTCGTCGTCGCCGGGAAGCGGGCCGGCGAGGAGCGCGTCGCGGCGTGCGTCGTACGCGCGGACACCCGCGCCGACGTCAACGACCTGGTCAAGCGCAGCCTGGACGTCCGCAAGGCGTCGTTCCTGGCGATGGACCGGGCCGTCGAGGAGTCCGGGATGGAGTACGGCGGCATCACCCCCGTCGGCCTGCCGGACGGCTGGCGGCTGCTCGTCGACGAGGCCTGCCTGGCGATCGACGTCGCGATCATCGGCAGCGGGGTCCGCCGCTCCAAGCTCCTGCTCCCCGGCCGGCTGCTCGGGTCCCTGCCCGGCGCCGAGGTGGTCCCGGGCCTGGCCCGCTGACCCGGGCCCAAGGTGAGTCCGACCCGGGCCCAAGGAGACCCCGACCCGGGCCCAAGTTCACGCCGACCCGGGCCCAAGTTCACGCCGACCCGGGTCCAAGTTCACGCCGACCCGGGCCAGGGGTGAGTCCGACCCGGGCCTCGCGATCACGTCGAGCCTCTCCGCGACGGGAGACCCGGGTGGACCTCTTCCAAGACCCGGGTGGACCTCTTCCAAGACCCGGGTCGACGTTGACTGGGACCCGGGTCGGGGTTGGCTGAGGTCCGGGTCGTGGTTCACGTGAGCAGGGCGAGCACCTCGGCCGCGGCCGCCTCGGCGAGCACCCGGTCCGCCGGCACGAGCCCGATCCGGGTCCGCCGGTCGAGGAGGTCGTCGACGTCGAGCGCCCCCTCCTGTACGACGCCCCAGATCAGCTCGGCCCTCGTCGTGGCCA
It encodes:
- a CDS encoding YbaK/EbsC family protein, producing the protein MPSSPLPALEHPGLLGAPVARALAGWPHAAEVGVVEIDPELADTAAMTEAYDVPLTASANCVVVAGKRAGEERVAACVVRADTRADVNDLVKRSLDVRKASFLAMDRAVEESGMEYGGITPVGLPDGWRLLVDEACLAIDVAIIGSGVRRSKLLLPGRLLGSLPGAEVVPGLAR